The sequence below is a genomic window from Deltaproteobacteria bacterium.
AAGACCGCCATGAAGTTGGCCTGCAACTGCGTTTCCGACACGGTCGAGATCAATGCCCCGAGCGCCAACAGCGCGAGGATGAACAGCGTCGCCAGCAACCCCACCGACAGCGCGGCGCCGTTGAACGGCAACGCAAAGACGAACGATGCCAGCAACGAGACGACAACAAAATCAACGGCGGCGATCAGGCCGTAGGGAATCATCTTGCCGGCAATCAACGCCAGCCGGGAAATCGGCGTCACCAGCAATTGCTCGATCGTCGCCTGCTCCTTCTCGCGTACCAGACCCGCCGACAACGTCAGCACCACCAGCATGATCACGATACCGATCGTGCCGGGCAAAAAGAAATCCGAGTCGCGCAATTGGGGATTGAACAGAATATTTTCGGCGATCTTGATCGGCGGCAGCCGCACCGGCAGCGCAGGATGCTCGGCATCGTCGAACTTCAACTCTTCGGCCGCATCGTCGCTGGCGACCACCCGAGCGCCGTAGAGTGCCGCCTGTGCCAATGTCGGCATCGTCCCGTCGACGAACAACGGAAAGTCGGTCTGCTGATTGTTGGCGAGGCGTTCGCTGAAGCCCTTGGGAATGATCAACCCGAGGCGCGCCTCGCCGGTTTGCAGCCATCGCCGAATCGTGGCTTCGGAATCGACCTCGATCACGTTGAACTGACCGTTGCCGCGCAAGCGATCCTTCACGGTGGCGCTGAAGAAGGACTGCTCCTGGTCCAGCACGACCACTCGCATGTGATCCACTTTCAGCCGCAGCGCGTAGCCGAAGAGAATGACCAGCAGCACCGGCAACGCCAACACGAAGCCAATCAGCTGCGGATCGCGGCTGATGTGCAGGAACTCCTTCATGATCATGGCTCGCAGTGCTTTCATAGAGCGCCCCCCTGTGCCGCTTCCGCAGTCGGCGCGACCGCGCGGACTGGCAGTGTGATGCGAAAGGTCGTGCCCCGACCGACTTCACTCTCGACTTCGATCTTGCCGTGATGGTTTTCGATGATGCGATAGGTGATAGCAAGCCCCAAGCCGGTACCGACTCCGACCCCTTTGGTCGTAAAGCCCGGATTGAAAATCTTTGCCAGGTTCTCCGGCGGAATGCCGGAACCCGTGTCGCTGATCGCGATCGTCACCGAGTCGGGAGTTGCCTGGCGCGTGCGGATGGTGATCTCGCCCGTTCCCTCGATCGCGTGCGCCGCGTTAACCAGGACGTTGAGGAACACTTGATTGAGCTGATTGGCGTAGCAATCCACTTGCGGAAGCTGACCGTAGTCGCGTTGCACCGTGATGCGGCCCTTCATCAGGTGCGCCGCCAACGTCAGGGTCGACTCCAGGCCTTCGTGGAGATCGGCTGGCTTGCGCTCAGCTTCATCGAGGCGGGCAAAATTTCGCAAACTCTTCACGATCGCCCCGATGCGGCGACACGCCTCGCGACTGACCTCGGCCATGCTGGCGGCCTTGTCGATGAACGTACCCGCCTTGGCGCTCAGCGCCGGATCGGCGAGTGACTCCTTTACTTTGTTCAGTGCGCGCACGACGAGATCGGTGTTGCTCGCCACCGCACCGAGCGGCGTGTTGATTTCGTGCGCGACCCCGGCGACCAGGTCGCCGAGTGCCGCCATCTTCTCCGACTGCACGAGCTGCGACTGGGCCTCGCGCAGATCTGCCAAGGCGCCCGTCAGTTCCACCGTGCGCTGCTGGACCTTTTCTTCGAGGTTTTCGTACAGGCGCGCGTTCTCGATCGCGACCCCACCCATGCCGGCGAGCGCTTCGAGCAGTTGCTGATCCGCATCGGTGAATGGCCCGCTGCGCCGGTTGAGTACTTGGATGATGCCGATGATGCGCTCGCGCGCGCGGATCGGGACGCACAGGATCGAGCGGGTTGTGATACCGGTCTCCTGATCGTACTTGTGCCCCTGCCAGCGCGGATCGTGATAGGCGTCCTCGATGCGAATGACCGCGCCGGTGGCGGCGACGCGCCCGCTGATGCCTTGACCGATCGGCACGGAGAGGGTTTGCAATTTTCCCGCCCCTTCGCCGAGCGCGACCTCCCAGCGCAGCGTCTGCGTCGGCTCATCGAGCAGCATCACCGAACAGGCTTCCGCATCGAGCACGTCACGCACCCGCTTCATCATCGCGCCGAGCAGATCGCGCAAGTGCAGCGTGCCGCACAGTGCCGCGCCGACTTCCACCAGGATGGAGAGCGAGTCGGGAGGGATGGTGGTGTGGCTCTGCGCGGCCAACGGAATGCCGGTCGTGACTCGTGTTCGTGACTCGTGTTCGGAGATCATTGCCGTCTGGCTCTGTGCGGTCAACGGGATGCCAGCGGTCTCAGCCTCGGTCTCCCCGTTTTCCCGAGTAGCCGTCCCGAGTGCGGCCGCAGGCCGCGTATCGAGGAGCGGCGTATCGAGGGACCCGCCGGCGCCAGACTCGTGGCGTTGCTGATACCGTTCCCAATCCTTCGTCGCTGCCTCTTGCAGTCCCTGAAGGTCTCCACGAACCAGCGCCGCCTTTTTCGCGCGGCTCCAATTCTTGATGCGAGCCTCAGCACTCTCGGCCTCCTCTCGGGTCGAGAACTCCTCAAACCAGATCAATCGCACCGGCAAGCGAGTCGCAGTGTGCGCCGCGCCGCGGCCTTCTTGATGCTCAAGGAGACGCTTGTCCAAGGCGTCGGTCTGTCCAACGTAGTAGGAGTCGTCGGCACACAACAACATGTATGCGTAGAATGGCTGGGCCATCTTCAAGCTGGTCCCTCGATACGCAGCATCTCGATACGCCGCCTTCGGCGGCTACTCGATGCTGCTACTCGGGAAAGCGGGGGTTCGAACGTCTTCATATGGCATCAGTGCTTGCTTCTACGGATTGTTCCGGAAAGTGACAGTGCGCTGGCCTTCATCACAATGGCAAGTCCTCTAGCCGAAGCTCGCTGACGTGCGCAATCACCAAGTCGGCCGGCAACGCGGCGGCCGGATGATGCGTGGTCACGCCGATGCAGCGCATGCCAGCGGCGCGCGCACCGGCTATGCCGAGCGGGGAATCTTCGACCACGACGCACTCCGCGCCGGTCAGAGCCATCCCGGCGCGCGTGTTCAGCTCGCGCAGCGCGCACAGAAACGGATCGGGCGCGGGTTTACCGGCCATCACATCCTCTGCCCCAACCACTGCGGCAAAGAGCGCGCGGACGCCGGCGCGATCGAGAATGGCCTCGATCTCATCGCGGAACGCCCCCGATGCGACCGCCAGTACGAAGCGCGGATGCAACCGCCGCAGCAACTCGGGCACGCCGTCGTAGAGCGTCGCCCCCTGCGACAACGCAGCGAACTGTGCGCGCTTGCGGGAGACGAGCGCGTCGAGTTCGGTCGCGGTGGGGCGTCGACCGGCACGGGCGTACAACGCGGCCAGGCAGGCGCGATCGGGCAAGCCGAGGAACTGCGTGAAGTAGTCCGCCTGCGAGAGATCCATCCCGTCACTGCGCGCCACCGCCTGAAACGCCGCACAGTGCAAAGCTTCGGTGTCAGCCAACACACCATCGAAGTCGAAGATCACGGCGCGCACCGAAGAGCCACGGATTATGCCAGACACGCATTCGCTCGCTGGCTTGACACTGACGACGTGGCCTGGCTATCCGAAGGCATGGCCGACACCACCCCCGCGACGATTCTGCTCGTCGACGACGAGCCGGCCGTGGGGCAAAGTTTGGCCGCCCTCCTCGAACTCGAGACACCGTACAAGGTGCTGGTCGAGACCTCACCGCAGCGGGCGATCCAACTCGCTAAAGTCACGCCGCTCGACTTAGTGGTCTCCGACTTTCTCATGCCTGAACTCGATGGCATCGGCTTTCTCCTCGAGATCCGTGCCCTCTACCCGGAGAGCACGCTCATACTCCTCACCGGGTACGCAGACAAGGAAAACGCCATCCGCGCGATCAACGACGTCGGCATCTTCCATTACATCGAGAAGCCGTGGGACAACGACGATCTGCTGACCATCATCACCACCGGCCTCGACAAACGGTTACAACTCCACCGGCTGTACGAGCGCACCCGCGAGCTTGAGGGCCGCGTACAACAACTGCAGCAACGTAATGCGGAACTCGAGCAACGGCTCAAGGGAGCGACGTGATCCGCATCACTGTTTCTCAAAGGGTTCCGGTTCCTTCTTCCGTTTGTTCCAGCGCCAGAGATTGGCGCGCCAGTTCTGACCGTCACCGGTCGCGGCGAAATATACGAAGTACGCGTCTTCGCCCATCGGCACCCACGTTCCAACGTTGATATATTGCCCACCCGTAGGAAGCGGCCACGTGCCGGCGGCGTGCGAGTGACCGAAGACCACGTTCTGCACTTTGAACAACGCGGCGATGCGTTCTGCCGTGTGCCGCAATTGTGCGGCTTCGGCGATGCGCCGGAAACGCAGCGCGCCAACGTACACGATCGATCCCATCACGGTCATCGCCGCCACCAGCGCGAGCAACCCGGTCCGCGCCGGGTACCAAATCAGGATGCCGGCGACCGCGGCCGCCAGCAGCCCGCCAAACACGATCAGATCCAGGGCCAGAAACCGCGCCGTGGCCAGAACACCGCGCATAACCGGCGAGGCGCGCATCGCATTCACCGCCGCGGCGGTTCCCGATGGCAAGCCGAACTTTTCATCCACGGCGGCAATCCGCCGATCGTTTTCTTCCCGCACCTGCCGCTCCGCCAGCGGGTTGGGTCGGCCACTCTTGGCCAGGACCCGCCGAACCATCGCCCCATACAAGCTGGCCACGCGCGGCAGGATCTTGAGATTGCCGCCGACCACCCAGCCGATGTACTCGCTCACCGACATGATGTTCTCGGCCGCCATGGCATCGATCGTCTTCATCTGATTCGTGAAGTAACGGATCGCCAACTCCGCAATCGACAGTTGCATGTGGGTCGGCGATTCCGGCACCAACGGATTGAGCACGTGCTCGGTCGCACAGAACGGATCGTACTGACAGCCATGCTCGACGTACAACAACCCCGGCTCGCACCAGAACCACAACGGAAACTGCACGCGTTGCGCGACCGCTTCCTTCATCGCCATGTAGCTGAAGTCTTCCGGATGATGCTCGGCGATGAGACGGCGGAAATGGTCCTGCACCTCGGGCCACGACATTTCGAGATCATGGTTGCCGCGCAACAGGATCACCTCATTGCCTTCCGCGACGAAGCGCGCCAAGGCCAAGAGCAACTGCGGATGACTGGCACGCAGGATACGGTCGAGCTTCCAGCGCGACTTGGGCGCCTCAGTACCGGGACCGTAGCGCTGCTCGCTCTCAGGGAACGACACCCCGCGCATCAAGCGCTCGTTCGGATCGGGGAGATCGGTGATGTACAGGAACTCAATAAAATCGCCGCCGATGATCAACCGCCAGCGCCGATCGGCCGCGCGGTTGAGGCGATAGTAGCGGAGGAAGTCGGCGAACTCTTCGTCGAAGTGATACAGCCCTGCGGTCGGGTTGTTGAACCCGCCACGCAGATGCAGATCGGAGACGATCAGGTAATCAAACGCTACGCTCATACAACTCCTGCTTGCGTATCACCGAGTCGCGGGCGATTTCAATTCAACGCGACCCAGGGCACCCGGGGTTCTCCGGTTGCGCAGCCGCCCGCGAACGAACTACAAACCACGAACTGCAAACCACGGACTTTCCGCTAGGGAGGATGGCATGAAGCTTCGGCTCGCGTTTCTCGCAGTCACCATCTGCGCTCACGCCGCGCTGGCCCAGGAACATCACGCGGCGACCTCCAAACCCGCTATGTTGCTCACAGGACTCGGCTCGCACCACCACGCGATCGCCACCACGAGCAAGCAAGCGCAGCAGTTCTTCGATCAGGGTCTGACGCTCGCCTTCGGTTTCAATCACGAGGAAGCCATCCGCTCGTTCCACCGCGCAGCCGAACTCGACCCACAGGCCGCAATGCCGCAGTGGGGCATCGCCTACGCGCTGGGTCCAAACTACAACATGGATGTCGACAAGCAGCACGAGCAAGCCGCCTACGCGGCCGCGCAGAAGGCGCTCGCACTCGCCGCGAACGGCCCCGAGCACGAGCGCGCCTACATCGAAGCGCTCGCCACGCGCTACTCCAACGATCCCAACGCCGACCTCAAGCCGCTCAACGTGGCGTACAAGAACGCGATGGCCGAAGTGGCGAAGCGCTACCCCGATGATCTGGACGCGGCCACGATCTATGCGGAAAGCGCGATGATCTTGCGCCCGTTCAAGCTGTGGAACCCCGATGGCACGCCGGCCGAAGGAACCGAGGAGATCGTCGCGGTGCTCGAAGTGGTGCTGCGCCGAGATCCAGATCATCCCGGGGCCAATCACTTTTACATTCACGCGGTCGAGGCATCACCGCACCCTGAGCGCGCCCTCCCCAGCGCCAAGCGGCTCGAAACTGCCGTGCCCGCCGCCGGCCACCTCGTCCACATGCCGTCACACATCTACATGCGCACCGGCTACTACCGCGACGCCGCCGCCAGCAACGCCGCCGCCGTGGCCGCCGACCGAGCGTATCTGCGCACCGTGACGTCCGACGTTCACATGTATCCGCTGATGTACTTCAGCCACAACATCCACTTCCTGGCGTTCGCCAGCGCGATGGCGGGACGCCGCAGCGACGCGATCGCCGCCGCCAAGGAACTCTATCCCGTCATCAGTCCCAACGCTGTTGAGCTAGCGGGACTGATCGACCCCCTAATTGCGACCCGCTTCCTCATTCCTCTCCGGTTCCGGGACTGGAAGGAGGTGCTGCGCGCGCCCGAGCCGGATGCAAAGCTCGCCGGCGCTCACGGGATGTGGCACTTCGCCCGCGGCGTGGCTCGATTGGGGATGGGCGATGCCGCCGCGGCGGAACAAGAACGAGCAGCACTCGATACCGCGCGCCAGACCCTGCCCGACGGTGCCGGCTTCGGCTTCAGCACTGCCGCCGATATCTTGAACCTGGCCGCTGCGGCGTTCGATGCCCGTCTGGCTGCCACGAACGGCGATAGAAACGCGGCGATCGTCAATTGGCAGAAAGCAGTCGTCATCGAGGATGGCCTCGCATACAACGAACCGGCCGACTGGTACTATCCGGTGCGCGAGTCGCTCGGCGGTGCGCTGCTGCGCGATGGACAATACGCTGAGGCCGAGCAGGTGTTTCGTGCTGACCTCGAGCGCAACCCGCGCAACCCGCGCTCACTCTTGGGGCTTTCGGAAGCCTTGAAGGCGCAACACAAGACGGCCGCCGCCGACACGGTGCACGCAGAGTTTGAGCTCGCGTGGAAGAACGCCGACACCAGGTTGGGCAGCGACGATCTGTAGCCATCGGCCGTCGTTCAGGTCTTCATCAAGCGAGCTTCGATCATGCCCGCGCCAACCAGCGATCCCGCCGGCTTCCGCGCGTACAGCGCCGAAGCCATTCTGCGTGACGGCAGCTCGATTCACATTCGCGCGCTGAGGCCGAGTGACAAGGCGCTGCTGATCGAACACTTTCAGCAGTTGAGTCCGCGCTCGGTGTACTTCCGCTTCTTTGGCGCGAAGAAGCGCCTCACCGATGCCGAGTTGGCGCGCTTCACCGAGCTCGATTTCGCGCGCAATGCCGCATTGGTAGCCGTCCGCCGCGATGGTGGATGCGAATTGCTAATCGGCGTTGGCCGCTATTCGAGTAGCGCGGTGGCACACCGCGCCGAAGTCGCATTCGCCGTACTGGACAAGTATCAGGGTCGCGGGGTCGGCACGCTGCTGCTCGAACACCTCGTGCCGATCGCCCGCGCCAATGGCATCACCGAGTTCGAAGCCGATGTGCTCGGCGAGAACAACCAAATGCTGCAGGTCTTCGCGGCCAGCGGCTTTACGGTGAAGCGCTCGATTGAAGCCGGCGTGTTCCATGTCGTGTTTGCGACCACTGAGACCGAACAGTTTCTTGCCGCCAGCCAGCAGCGCGAGCGGCGAGCGGCGGCGCAGAGCATCCGCACATTTCTGCAGCCGCGTTCCGTGGCGGTGGTCGGCGCCTCGCGCAGCCCCGGGTCGATCGGTGCGGCACTGGTTGCGAACCTCAAACGCGACGGGTTCGCCGGACCGATCTATCCGGTGAATCCCAGCGCCGCCGAGATCGACGGCCTCACCACCTATCCAACCGTCAGCGCGATCGGCGCGCCGGTCGACCTTGTGCTCATCGCCGTGCCCGCAGCGGCCGTGGAAGCGGCGGTAGCCGATTGCGCGCGCGCCGGCACGCGTGGGGTGGTGGTAATCTCGTCGGGCTTCGCCGAGGCGTCGGCGGCGGGGCGCGAAGCGCAACGGCGCTTGACCGAATTCGTCCGCGGCTCCGGCATGCGCATGGTGGGCCCGAACTGCATGGGCGTACTCAACACCGATCCGGCCATTTCACTCAACGGCACGTTCGCCCCGGTCTGGCCGCCCGCCGGTAACATCGGCATGTCTTCGCAGAGCGGCGCCCTCGGCCTCGCTATTCTCGACTACGCACGCACGCGCAACTTGGGCATGTCGACCTTCGTCTCGGTAGGCAACAAGGCCGACGTATCGAGCAACGATCTGCTCGCGTACTGGGCGGAAGATCCCCGCACCGATGTCATCGTGCTGTACCTGGAGAGTTTCGGAAACCCGCGCAAATTTGCGCGCGTCGCTCCTGAGGTCGCACGCCACAAACCAATCGTCGCCGTGAAATCGGGCCGCTCCGCCGCCGGCACGCGCGCGGCATCGAGCCATTCGGCCGCACTCGCCAATCTCGATGTCGCCGTTGACGCCCTGTTCGAGCAAGCCGGCGTCATCCGCACGGCGACGCTCGAAGATCTCTTCGACGTGCTGGCGTTGCTTTCGACCCAGCCTTTGCCACCGAGTCGGCGGGTCGGCGTGGTGACCAACGCGGGCGGCCCCGGCATACTACTCGCCGATGCCTGCGAAGCGCACGGATTGCAGCTTCCCCAGTTGTCGGCCGAAACCGTGATGAGTCTGCGCACGTTCCTGCCCGCGCATGCGGGCTACGCCAACCCAATCGACATGACCGCGTCGGCGACGCCGGAACAGTACGCGCGGGCGATCGAGTTGATCGGCAGCGACGCGGCGGTCGATGCGCTGGTCGTGATCTACATTCCACCGATGGTCACGCAGCCGGAGGAAGTGGCAACCGCCATCGCCCGCGCGGCCGGCGCCGTTCCGGCGGCGAAGCCGATTCTGACCGTATTCATCTCGTCGCAAGGGGCGCCGCCGATGCTCAGCACCGGACCGCGCGGTCGCCTGCCGTCGTACAGCTTTCCGGAAAACGCAGCGCTCGCGTTAGCAGCCGTTGAACGCTACGCACGCTGGCGCGAGCGGCCACGCGGAACGCCGCTCACCCTCGATCCGTTCGCGCAAAGCGCCGTCCGTGCCGTGGTCGATCGCGTGCTCGTGCAGGCCGACGGACCCACGTGGCTGGAGCCGAAGGACCTTGCCACGGTGCTGCGCGCGGTCGGTATCGAGTGCGCGGCGAGCGAACAGACCACGGTCGCCGACGCACTCGCAACCGCCAGCCGCATGGGCTATCCGCTGGTCGCCAAGGCAATCGCCCCCAGCGTTGTACACAAGAGCGACGTCGGCGGCGTCATCATGGGACTACATTCCGCCAAGGCGGTCGCAGTGGCGGTGCGGACGCTGGATGAGCGCATGCGCACAATCGGCGCACCGCTCGATGGCGTACTGCTCCAGCGCGAAGTGCCCGGCGGAATCGAAGCGTTGGTCGGCGTCACCACCGATCCTATTTTCGGACCGCTGGTGGTCTGCGGCATGGGCGGGGTGTTGGTGGAACTGCTACACGACGTGTCGTTTCACCTAACTCCGGTCAGCGACATCGATGCCGTCGAGATGATCGGCAAGCTGCGCGCGCGCCCGTTGCTCGACGGCTACCGCGGCGCGCCGGCCGGCGATCGCGACGCGCTTGCCGGCGTGATCCAGCGTATTTCAGCACTGGTGGAACTGGTACCGGAGCTGCGCGAACTCGACCTCAATCCGATCAAAGTGCTCCCGCCCGGTCAGGGCGCGATCGTCGTCGATGCCCGCATGCGCATTCAACCCGGCTGATGGCGGATCGCGTATGGCAGATAGCTGATGGCTGATCGCCTACTGCCCACTGCCTACTGCCTACTAATCCCTTCCACCCGCACCGGCACTCCGGCTCCGATCTGCGATCCCACCCAGCTCGCCAGCCACGCACGCCAGTACTTCTGGCGCATGAGGTCGATCACGCGCTGCGCTGCGGCGGGATCGGTGATGACGATGGCGCGGCCGCGCAGCTTCGTCCCGGCGATGTCGAGCGCCACCTCGGGATGATGCTTCACATTTACCAGCCATCCCTTGCGGGCGTTCTTGCCCGCTTGCACGAGCAGGTGGTCGCCCTCGACGACGAACCAAATCTCGGCGACGCGTTGCTGGCCGCTCTTGCGCCCAGTGGTCGTGAGCTTGAGAGTCTTCGCGTTCGCAACAGCAGCCAGAGTCGTCGACAGGTCGGCCATTGGTTCTCCCCACGCGGGCGCGACCAGAGCGAGCACCCCGCACAACGTCAGCCAAGCGCGATTCCGAACGTGATCCATGGTGCGCCAGTTTAGTCGGTTGCCGTGCCGACACAACCGGCGTAACCGTGTTCTCCGCGGTGCGACTGTGCTCAAGAAGGCCCTCGATACGTTCGCGTCGCTCACACTCGGGCAAGCGGATTTTGGCAAGCCCTGAAGAACACAGCCGCTTCCCCGAGTAGCCGCACTGAGTAGAAGCCGAAGGCTTCGTATCGAAGGGCAGCGTATCGAGGGGCTCCTTCTCGCCCAGAGCCTCTCGCTACTGACAGCGACGCCTGCGGCTGGTAGCGTCGCCCCGTGCCCGTGTCCATCGATGACCGCTTTACCGCCAGCGCCGCCGGCGCGTTGCGCGCGGCCATCGCCGACGCCGGCGGCAACGAGGTGTTCCTGCTCGCCACGCTCGACGACCACGCGCGTGTGGCGTCGGTGCGCGTGCTCGCGCGCGGTAACCGGCACGCGGTACCGGCCCTGCTGCAAGTCCCTCGGCCCGGCGAGGTCGTGGTGCACAACCATCCGAGCGGCGAACTCGTCCCGTCCGATGAGGATCTGGCGATCGCGTCGGCGCTCGGCAACAACGGCGTCGGGGCCTACATCGTCAACAACGCCGCCACCGATCTGTACGTTGTCGTCGAACCGCACCGGGCGCCGGTGGCCGCGCGCATCGCGATCAACGAGACCAGTGCGCGGCTAGCGCCTGGCGGCACCATCGCGACCGCGCTCGCCGGCTATGAGCATCGGGCCCAACAATTGCGCATGCTCGAAGCGGTGGTCACCGCGTTCAACGACGGCACCACGCTGACCGTCGAAGCCGGCACTGGCACCGGCAAATCGCTCGCCTACCTGCTGCCCGCAATCGAATGGAGCCTGCAGAACCGCGAGCGAGTCGTCATCTCGACGCACACGATCAACTTGCAGGAACAACTCATCAACAAAGATCTCCCGCTCCTCACACAGCAGAACGGACTCGCCTGCACCACCGCGCTGGTCAAAGGCCGGGGCAACTACCTCTGCCGGCGCAAAGCCGCGCAGGTAGAGGCACAGGGTGCACAACTGATCGAGGACGATCAGCAGCGCGAGCTGCAGGATCTGCTCGCGTGGGCCAAGCGCACCAAAGACGGCAGCCTCAGCGATCTCGCGGTGCGCCCGCGGCGTGAGGTATGGGAGCACGTCGTGTCGGAGAACGACAACTGTCTGCGCGCGCGCTGCCCGTTCTACTCGACGTGCTTCTTCTACAGCGCGCGCCGGGCGGCGGCGCAAGCCGACATCATCGTCGCCAATCATCACTTGCTGATGGCCGACTTGGCGCTGCGCGAGGAGATCAGCAGCTACACGCAGAACGCGGTGCTGCCGCCGGCGCGGCGGGTGATCATCGACGAAGCGCATCACCTGGAGGACGTCGCCACCAACTATTTTGGAAGCCGCCTGAGCTACGCTGCCATAGAACGGACGTTCGGCCGCCTGCGCAGTCAGAAGCACCCGACCAAGGGCGTGTTGCCAGCGCTGATCATGGCGCTCGAATCCATTGACGGACCAGATGACGTGCCGTCAGCGCAAGGCGCGGTGCGCTGGATCGAGCACCGGCTGATACCCGCACGCGAGAGCCTGCTCGTCGACGCCGAGCAGTGCTTCACCGAGTTAATGAGCGGCTTGGAGGACGTGCTTGAGCGCCCGCTCGCCGCCGGCACCGACGAGAAGCTGCGCATCGTCCCGGAGTTTCGCGCCCTCCCCTACTGGAGCACGTTGGAGCGCGCACTCACACGCCTCGGCTCTGCGCTCGG
It includes:
- a CDS encoding DEAD/DEAH box helicase; amino-acid sequence: MPVSIDDRFTASAAGALRAAIADAGGNEVFLLATLDDHARVASVRVLARGNRHAVPALLQVPRPGEVVVHNHPSGELVPSDEDLAIASALGNNGVGAYIVNNAATDLYVVVEPHRAPVAARIAINETSARLAPGGTIATALAGYEHRAQQLRMLEAVVTAFNDGTTLTVEAGTGTGKSLAYLLPAIEWSLQNRERVVISTHTINLQEQLINKDLPLLTQQNGLACTTALVKGRGNYLCRRKAAQVEAQGAQLIEDDQQRELQDLLAWAKRTKDGSLSDLAVRPRREVWEHVVSENDNCLRARCPFYSTCFFYSARRAAAQADIIVANHHLLMADLALREEISSYTQNAVLPPARRVIIDEAHHLEDVATNYFGSRLSYAAIERTFGRLRSQKHPTKGVLPALIMALESIDGPDDVPSAQGAVRWIEHRLIPARESLLVDAEQCFTELMSGLEDVLERPLAAGTDEKLRIVPEFRALPYWSTLERALTRLGSALGDYATDFAGVTERVEQLSDEAGKQVLFLTTELRALQGRIAGFGAALLEFIGEDENTCRWIEVRQRPRVGKAIAFHSAPIAVGPLLRKALFEQFPTVVLTSATLAVDRRFDYLHDRLGLNALSDRDRVLTLQLDSPFDFARQAILAVPRDLPEPTDPGYEAATHETIAEIVRATQGGTFVLFTAYGALNRAVAALGSTLSAQGFTVLTQGETDRQLLLSRFVADPRAVLFATDSFWEGVDVRGDALRCVVITRLPFRVPTEPIEQARVEAITARGGNAFNEQTVPQAAIKLKQGFGRLIRSRTDRGAVVLLDSRVVRKRYGRVFLDSLPPARRLIGDRQAVYTTLRHFFAQPT